A section of the Paenibacillus yonginensis genome encodes:
- a CDS encoding glycoside hydrolase family 2 protein, with amino-acid sequence MSTSVPTKPVTTKSYIKDYPRPQFVRQAWQDLNGEWDFSFDDERAGDAGQWMNRFPEGRTIIVPFSYETKASGIGEETFHPQVWYRKKLTLPAQAEGTRTLLHFEGVDYKATCWVNGVFAGEHEGAYAAFSFDITDSLNPGAENEIVLKVEDSQSCTQPRGKQRWINDNFECFYVQTTGIWKSVWLEYVNATRIDSVKMTPDIDRQMIRFDFQMQGLEGKNNLRLEAEITLKGQPVRSLSLSVDRAWLTVETSVLHEAGGPWKQSLWSPQNPNLFDVEFVLYEGEREIDCVASYFGMRKISIENGQILLNNGPLYQRLILDQGYWQDSHLTPPSEEALIEDIDAIAAMGYNGLRKHMKIEDARFLYWCDVKGMLVWSEMAATYEFNDEAVERFTREWLEIVPQQYNHPCIITWVPFNESWGVPQIGREVKQQKFTEAVYHLTKAIDPYRPVVTNDGWEHTVSDILTLHDYVERGEDFLAMYKDKDVVVNNGVAFNQWKHAFAKGYGYKGQPIIISEFGGIAFQTDSGWGYGNQVSSEEAFLERFGSIVGAIQATPYISGFCYTQITDVQQEVNGLLTEDRKPKVPLEKIREINLGK; translated from the coding sequence ATGAGCACATCCGTACCTACAAAACCTGTGACCACCAAATCTTACATCAAAGATTACCCGAGACCGCAGTTTGTCCGCCAAGCCTGGCAGGATTTGAACGGCGAATGGGATTTCAGCTTTGACGACGAACGGGCCGGGGATGCCGGGCAGTGGATGAACCGGTTCCCGGAGGGCCGGACAATCATCGTTCCTTTCAGCTATGAAACAAAAGCCAGCGGCATCGGCGAGGAGACGTTCCACCCGCAGGTCTGGTACCGCAAAAAGCTGACGCTTCCGGCACAAGCGGAGGGCACACGGACCCTGCTGCATTTTGAAGGGGTGGATTATAAAGCCACCTGCTGGGTGAACGGGGTTTTTGCGGGCGAACATGAAGGCGCTTATGCGGCGTTTTCCTTCGACATTACGGACAGCCTGAACCCTGGCGCGGAGAACGAAATCGTGCTGAAGGTCGAGGACAGTCAAAGCTGCACGCAGCCCCGGGGCAAGCAGCGCTGGATCAACGACAATTTCGAATGTTTTTACGTGCAGACGACAGGCATTTGGAAAAGCGTGTGGCTGGAGTATGTTAACGCAACCCGGATCGACAGTGTCAAAATGACGCCGGATATCGACCGGCAGATGATCCGTTTCGACTTTCAAATGCAGGGTCTAGAAGGGAAAAACAACCTGCGCCTCGAAGCGGAGATTACGCTCAAGGGCCAGCCGGTCCGCTCGCTCAGCCTTTCGGTCGACAGAGCCTGGCTCACGGTGGAAACCAGCGTGCTGCACGAAGCCGGCGGGCCTTGGAAACAAAGCTTGTGGTCGCCGCAGAATCCGAATTTGTTCGATGTGGAGTTTGTGCTGTACGAAGGAGAACGGGAAATCGACTGTGTCGCTTCCTATTTCGGCATGCGCAAAATTTCGATCGAGAACGGGCAAATCCTGCTCAACAACGGGCCTCTTTACCAGCGCCTGATTCTGGATCAGGGCTATTGGCAGGACAGCCATCTGACCCCGCCTTCCGAGGAAGCTCTGATCGAGGATATCGATGCGATTGCCGCCATGGGCTACAACGGCCTGCGCAAGCATATGAAGATCGAAGACGCCCGTTTCCTGTACTGGTGCGACGTCAAAGGCATGCTGGTCTGGTCGGAAATGGCGGCGACTTACGAGTTTAACGACGAAGCTGTGGAGCGTTTTACAAGAGAATGGCTGGAGATCGTGCCGCAGCAGTATAACCATCCGTGCATCATTACCTGGGTGCCGTTTAACGAATCGTGGGGCGTGCCGCAAATCGGCCGTGAAGTGAAGCAGCAGAAATTTACGGAAGCGGTCTACCATTTGACTAAAGCGATTGATCCTTACCGTCCGGTTGTGACGAACGACGGCTGGGAGCATACCGTTTCCGACATTTTGACCCTGCATGATTACGTGGAACGCGGCGAGGATTTCCTGGCCATGTATAAGGACAAAGACGTGGTGGTGAACAACGGGGTAGCCTTCAACCAGTGGAAACACGCTTTTGCCAAGGGCTATGGCTATAAAGGCCAGCCGATCATCATCAGCGAATTCGGCGGCATCGCGTTCCAGACGGACAGCGGCTGGGGATACGGCAATCAGGTATCTTCCGAGGAAGCTTTCCTGGAACGGTTCGGCAGTATCGTTGGCGCGATTCAGGCGACGCCTTACATTTCCGGCTTCTGCTACACGCAGATCACCGACGTGCAGCAGGAGGTTAACGGCCTTTTGACCGAGGACCGGAAACCGAAGGTGCCGCTGGAGAAGATCCGGGAGATCAATTTGGGGAAATGA
- a CDS encoding acyltransferase family protein has product MSGLEKIPVKRETSIDLFKGLLVIGMVYCHSLQFFSDQQIYPAGQRWIDVINLLTFSGFVFSFGYVSQLAYYGKSFRQAAPRMLLTGIKMLIAFWLSGAAYRLLIDGRPLGWEGIKPILLVQEMPGWSEFLISFAYLTFMGLVLFAPLKWAVRRKSAGFLIALLLLGTTFIPYGAIHAVKLGPLLGTRDFASFPVVPYFPYYLIGMLFAKYRTGWDWRVLAGAAAASGLFAWRWLGAEDGLLPERFPPSVWWILGPAVLLYGYYLLARLLERFSDGLLARSPYPVRLFRPLEAMGSNVLWFLLMSNLLIFAIAASQRTYGFMIPPGTAFGVTLILLAIIGYSLWIMRPGRPAGKRDRSDRSGSR; this is encoded by the coding sequence ATGAGCGGGCTGGAAAAGATACCGGTCAAACGCGAAACCTCCATCGACCTGTTCAAAGGCCTGCTGGTCATTGGCATGGTCTATTGCCACAGCCTGCAGTTCTTCAGCGACCAGCAGATTTATCCTGCCGGGCAGCGCTGGATTGATGTCATCAATCTGCTGACGTTCTCCGGATTTGTGTTCAGCTTCGGGTACGTGTCGCAGCTCGCCTATTATGGTAAAAGCTTTCGGCAGGCCGCGCCGCGCATGCTGCTCACCGGCATAAAGATGCTGATCGCTTTCTGGCTGTCTGGCGCGGCCTACCGCTTGTTGATCGACGGCCGGCCTTTGGGCTGGGAAGGGATCAAGCCCATATTGCTGGTGCAGGAAATGCCCGGCTGGTCGGAGTTTCTGATCTCCTTTGCTTATCTCACTTTCATGGGCCTCGTGCTGTTTGCGCCGCTGAAATGGGCCGTCCGCCGGAAATCGGCCGGATTTCTGATCGCTTTGCTGCTGCTGGGAACCACCTTCATCCCGTACGGCGCTATTCACGCCGTCAAGCTGGGGCCGCTGCTTGGGACCCGCGATTTTGCGTCGTTCCCGGTCGTTCCGTATTTCCCTTATTATCTGATCGGCATGCTGTTCGCCAAATACCGGACCGGCTGGGATTGGCGGGTGCTTGCCGGAGCGGCGGCGGCTTCAGGGCTGTTTGCCTGGAGATGGCTGGGGGCGGAGGACGGCCTGCTGCCGGAACGTTTTCCCCCGTCGGTATGGTGGATTCTTGGCCCAGCCGTCTTGCTGTACGGCTATTATTTGCTGGCGCGTCTGCTTGAGCGTTTCTCGGATGGGCTGCTGGCGCGTTCGCCTTATCCGGTCCGGCTGTTCAGGCCGCTTGAAGCCATGGGCAGCAACGTACTGTGGTTTCTGCTGATGAGCAACCTGCTGATCTTTGCGATTGCGGCCAGCCAGCGGACCTACGGGTTTATGATTCCTCCCGGCACCGCTTTTGGCGTGACGCTGATTCTGCTGGCCATCATCGGCTATAGCCTGTGGATCATGAGACCGGGCCGGCCTGCGGGGAAGCGGGACCGTTCAGACCGTTCAGGCTCGCGTTGA
- a CDS encoding carbohydrate ABC transporter permease has translation MKWFYRIFSIIMAILFAAPLVWMLVVSIKEEGMKIITVLDWFKPPYSFAVYDEILSGTKLTNWIVNSLLVAVLVTIFTVLFAALAGFALSKLPFRYRTLTFFLVLAGLLIPGEATIIPLYQVAKDMSLLNSYQGLIIPALASPVAVIVLKSFFDGIPNDLLESVQIDGGGTWRIFTRMMLPLTKPAMASMAILTFIGSWNNFLWPFLSITDDNLFTLPMGIPTLMSQYSEDYVKPMVINAISSIPIIILFVIFERQIVKGISMSGIKG, from the coding sequence ATGAAATGGTTTTACCGGATTTTTTCGATCATCATGGCCATTCTGTTTGCGGCTCCGCTGGTTTGGATGCTAGTCGTTTCGATCAAGGAAGAAGGCATGAAGATCATCACCGTGCTGGACTGGTTTAAACCGCCTTATTCATTTGCTGTTTATGACGAGATTCTGAGCGGGACGAAGTTAACAAACTGGATTGTCAACAGCCTGCTGGTGGCGGTGCTTGTGACGATTTTTACCGTGCTGTTCGCCGCTTTGGCCGGATTTGCTTTATCCAAGCTGCCGTTCCGCTACCGGACGTTGACCTTTTTCCTGGTGCTGGCGGGACTTTTGATTCCGGGCGAAGCCACGATCATTCCGCTGTATCAGGTGGCCAAGGATATGAGCCTGCTGAATTCCTATCAGGGTTTGATCATCCCGGCGCTGGCATCTCCGGTAGCGGTCATCGTGCTCAAAAGCTTCTTCGACGGCATTCCGAACGACCTGCTCGAAAGCGTGCAGATTGACGGCGGGGGCACGTGGCGGATTTTTACGCGGATGATGCTGCCGCTGACGAAACCGGCGATGGCTTCGATGGCGATCCTGACGTTTATCGGCTCCTGGAACAACTTCCTGTGGCCGTTCCTGTCCATTACGGACGACAACCTGTTTACGCTGCCGATGGGCATTCCGACCCTGATGAGCCAATATTCCGAAGACTACGTGAAACCGATGGTCATCAACGCGATTTCTTCGATTCCGATAATCATTTTGTTCGTCATCTTTGAACGCCAGATCGTCAAAGGCATCAGCATGTCGGGCATTAAAGGGTGA
- a CDS encoding GNAT family N-acetyltransferase: MAFEDIRILPMDHSTAHDLNAANDPFPAPGKLVPAFQNQEWTFEEILFKHPYEIKFPDDKLDVDAYIGKPDKIIYLAYDQDKCVGQIRLVKDWNRMAYVENIAVKQSHRARGIGKMLFAAGEKWALDQGLRGLMLEAQDDNLAACRFYLKQGMQLGGVDTLKQTFNPNIETTLYFYKKLD; this comes from the coding sequence ATGGCCTTTGAAGATATTCGTATCCTGCCGATGGATCACAGTACTGCCCACGATCTAAATGCGGCCAACGACCCCTTCCCTGCACCCGGAAAACTCGTTCCCGCTTTTCAGAATCAGGAATGGACCTTTGAAGAAATCCTGTTTAAACATCCCTACGAAATCAAATTTCCGGATGATAAACTCGACGTCGACGCCTATATCGGCAAACCTGATAAAATCATCTATTTGGCTTACGATCAGGACAAATGCGTCGGACAAATCCGGCTGGTTAAGGATTGGAACCGTATGGCCTACGTGGAAAATATTGCGGTCAAGCAGAGTCACCGGGCTAGAGGAATCGGCAAAATGCTGTTCGCAGCCGGCGAGAAATGGGCTCTGGATCAAGGACTGCGCGGGCTTATGCTGGAGGCGCAGGACGATAACCTCGCAGCCTGCCGTTTCTATTTGAAGCAGGGGATGCAGCTCGGCGGGGTAGATACGTTGAAGCAGACCTTTAATCCAAACATTGAAACAACGCTGTATTTCTATAAAAAGCTGGATTAG
- the tnpA gene encoding IS200/IS605 family transposase, whose protein sequence is MANKNFSLAHTKWMCKYHIVFTPKYRRKEIYNQVRRDLIEIMKRLCKYKGVEILEGHMMPDHVHMLVAIPPKISVSSFMGYLKGKSALMIFEKHANLKYKYGNRKFWAEGYYVSTVGLNEATVAKYIREQEAHDQAVDKLSVKEYEDPFSSNKSKKK, encoded by the coding sequence ATGGCAAATAAAAACTTTAGTTTAGCGCACACAAAGTGGATGTGTAAGTATCACATTGTGTTCACCCCGAAGTATAGACGTAAAGAGATCTACAATCAAGTGAGACGAGATCTAATTGAAATCATGAAGCGTCTATGTAAATACAAGGGAGTCGAGATATTAGAAGGACATATGATGCCGGATCATGTGCACATGCTGGTGGCGATTCCACCGAAAATATCTGTGTCTTCCTTTATGGGCTATTTAAAAGGGAAAAGCGCACTCATGATCTTTGAGAAGCATGCCAATTTGAAGTATAAGTATGGGAATCGTAAATTCTGGGCGGAAGGCTACTACGTAAGTACAGTGGGGCTAAATGAAGCCACCGTCGCCAAATACATTCGAGAGCAAGAGGCACATGACCAGGCAGTGGATAAGCTGAGTGTAAAAGAGTATGAAGATCCATTCAGCAGCAACAAGAGCAAGAAAAAGTAA
- a CDS encoding carbohydrate ABC transporter permease, protein MRMKKGRADLQALLFLLPFLAVYGLFTIWPMLKGVEMTFYKWTLIRKMSYIGWDNYREVLQDREVWEALWHSAIFVVFTTPTMIVLSITLALIANRKSVLQKFYRSIFFIPSVLSVAVASYLGLFVFQPYTGLVNSVLHLFGILPEGSELFWLTETALAWVAISVLTLWWTVGFNFILHLSAIQEIPEEIYEAARLDGANDRQMFWKITLPYLAPITRTITMLQIIASFKVFMQIYIITGGGPLDKTRPIIQLIYQTGFKKNDLGYAATMSYLLFVILLILSVLQYWLNNRKGADVR, encoded by the coding sequence ATGAGAATGAAGAAAGGGAGGGCGGACCTTCAGGCGCTGCTGTTCCTGCTTCCTTTCCTGGCCGTGTACGGCTTGTTCACGATATGGCCGATGCTCAAAGGCGTCGAAATGACGTTCTACAAATGGACGTTGATCCGCAAAATGAGCTACATCGGCTGGGACAACTACCGTGAGGTGCTGCAGGACCGTGAAGTGTGGGAGGCGCTTTGGCACTCCGCCATCTTTGTGGTTTTTACGACGCCGACGATGATTGTCCTGTCGATTACGCTGGCGCTGATTGCCAACCGCAAATCGGTGCTGCAGAAGTTTTACCGGAGCATCTTTTTTATTCCGAGCGTGCTGTCGGTGGCCGTGGCTTCTTATTTGGGTTTGTTTGTGTTCCAGCCCTATACCGGGCTTGTGAACTCGGTGCTTCACCTGTTCGGGATTCTGCCCGAAGGCTCAGAGCTGTTTTGGCTGACCGAAACGGCGCTGGCCTGGGTGGCCATCTCTGTGCTGACCTTGTGGTGGACCGTTGGTTTTAATTTTATTTTGCATCTGTCGGCGATCCAGGAGATTCCCGAGGAAATTTACGAGGCGGCCCGGCTCGACGGGGCGAATGACCGCCAGATGTTCTGGAAGATCACGCTGCCTTATTTGGCGCCGATCACCCGCACCATTACGATGCTGCAGATCATCGCTTCCTTTAAGGTATTTATGCAGATCTATATCATCACCGGCGGCGGCCCGCTCGACAAGACCCGGCCGATCATCCAGCTGATTTACCAGACCGGTTTCAAGAAAAACGACCTCGGCTACGCGGCCACCATGTCGTATCTGCTGTTTGTCATTTTGCTGATCTTGTCCGTGCTGCAATATTGGCTGAATAACCGGAAAGGAGCCGATGTGCGATGA
- a CDS encoding ABC transporter substrate-binding protein, giving the protein MKKRSIGFAVLALLLSFSVILSACGSSGGGNSSSGNNGGNSAASGNDGGAASSDSGSGNSGGSKVTLSFWTLFDGGDGDNMQAMVDEFNKTHPNIQVKNTKLAWGEYYTKLITAVGNGNGPDVGISHTSRLPDLIDQGVVTDLDETAADAGVDWNSFNQNLLNATVVDGKHYAVPIDTHPFIMFYNTKLLKEAGLLGEDGKPVFEQSADGFMTFLKTLKDKLPAKITPFALSNSNDDPYRFWWALYSQLGGNDLVADDLKTAAVDKEKGIKAAEFIQNLYTQGYIKKNDPDFYKNFQSGTAAIMMTGVWATGTWESTKGLEFGAMPIPKIFDQEATWGDSHTIILPVTKKDDPEKRKAALTFANWIADNGQIWAKAGHIPSKPSVLEKEEYKAMPYRSDYAAVAGTVKFNKPSTKNWQIRDNVSFKFLNEVWAGKMTPAEAMDKMQEGVQKELND; this is encoded by the coding sequence ATGAAGAAGAGAAGCATCGGTTTTGCAGTTCTGGCATTGCTCTTGTCTTTTTCCGTTATTCTAAGCGCCTGTGGAAGCAGCGGCGGGGGGAACTCGTCCAGCGGCAACAATGGCGGCAACTCAGCAGCATCCGGCAATGACGGTGGTGCGGCTTCCAGCGACTCCGGTTCCGGCAATTCCGGCGGCAGTAAGGTGACGTTATCCTTCTGGACGTTGTTTGACGGCGGGGACGGGGACAACATGCAGGCGATGGTTGACGAATTCAATAAAACCCACCCCAATATTCAGGTGAAAAACACCAAGCTGGCTTGGGGCGAATACTACACCAAGCTGATTACGGCAGTCGGCAACGGCAACGGACCTGACGTCGGCATTTCCCACACCTCTCGTCTCCCGGATCTGATCGACCAAGGCGTCGTTACCGACCTGGACGAAACGGCGGCCGACGCGGGCGTGGACTGGAACTCCTTTAACCAGAACCTGCTGAATGCCACCGTTGTGGATGGCAAACATTACGCGGTGCCAATCGACACGCACCCTTTCATCATGTTCTATAACACTAAGCTGCTGAAGGAAGCCGGCCTGCTGGGCGAAGACGGCAAACCTGTGTTTGAGCAGTCGGCGGACGGATTCATGACTTTCCTCAAAACGCTGAAAGACAAACTTCCGGCCAAAATTACTCCTTTTGCGCTTTCCAACTCCAATGACGACCCTTACCGCTTCTGGTGGGCTTTGTACTCGCAGCTTGGCGGCAACGACCTGGTGGCGGATGATCTGAAGACAGCGGCGGTCGACAAGGAAAAAGGCATCAAAGCGGCCGAGTTTATCCAGAACCTGTACACGCAGGGTTACATTAAGAAAAACGATCCGGATTTCTATAAAAACTTCCAAAGCGGCACCGCGGCCATCATGATGACCGGCGTTTGGGCGACAGGCACCTGGGAGTCCACAAAAGGCCTGGAATTCGGCGCGATGCCGATTCCGAAGATTTTTGACCAGGAAGCGACTTGGGGCGATTCCCATACGATTATTTTACCGGTAACCAAGAAAGACGATCCTGAGAAACGCAAAGCGGCCCTCACGTTCGCCAACTGGATCGCTGATAACGGCCAAATCTGGGCGAAAGCCGGCCATATTCCTTCCAAACCTTCCGTATTGGAGAAAGAGGAATACAAAGCGATGCCTTACCGCAGCGATTACGCGGCCGTAGCCGGCACGGTCAAATTCAACAAGCCGTCCACGAAGAACTGGCAGATCCGCGACAACGTATCCTTCAAATTCCTGAACGAAGTCTGGGCAGGCAAAATGACCCCGGCGGAAGCGATGGACAAAATGCAGGAAGGCGTGCAGAAAGAGCTGAACGACTAA
- a CDS encoding glycoside hydrolase family 2 protein: MVATLTSATKFYKENYPRPQFVRSQWIDLNGEWDFSFDDKQTGDAQRWVEHFPIGQTIHVPFTYETKASGIGEEKFHPQVWYRRTFTLPPEAEGKRTILHFEGVDYKATCWVNGGWAGQHEGAYARFSFDITDLLQPGAGNEIVLKVEDSDSCLQPRGKQRWAGRNHDGFYVQTTGIWKAVWLEHVSETRLDSVKITPDIDRQMVRFDFRLHGAETKPNLRLEAEITFKGEPIRKLGLSVDRAWLTVETSMMNGINGPWLQNLWSPGNPNLFDVEFVLYEGDQEVDRVGSYFGMRKISIKDGQVLLNNLPLYQRLILDQGYWPDSHLTPPSEEALVKDIEAIAEMGYNGLRKHMKIEDARFLYWCDVKGLLVWSEMAAAYEFNDEAVERFSREWVEVVQQQYNHPCIITWVPFNESWGIQNILHDVRQQKFTEGIYHLTKSIDPYRPVITNDGWEHTVSDILTLHDYVERGEAFYETYKDKSLITGGTGTYNEWKFPFAEGYGYKGQPIIISEFGGIAFKSEQGWGYGNQVDSEEAFLERFASITGAIKSIPYIAGYCYTQITDVQHEVNGLLTEDRKPKVPLEKVREINLG, encoded by the coding sequence ATGGTTGCTACACTTACATCAGCTACTAAGTTTTATAAAGAGAACTACCCGAGACCCCAGTTTGTCCGCAGTCAGTGGATAGATTTAAACGGGGAGTGGGATTTCAGCTTTGACGACAAGCAAACCGGGGATGCGCAGCGGTGGGTTGAACATTTTCCGATTGGACAAACCATTCACGTTCCGTTCACTTATGAAACCAAAGCGAGCGGGATCGGCGAGGAGAAATTCCATCCGCAGGTATGGTACCGCCGGACATTCACCCTTCCGCCGGAGGCGGAGGGCAAGCGGACGATCCTGCATTTTGAAGGTGTGGACTACAAAGCCACCTGCTGGGTAAACGGCGGTTGGGCCGGTCAGCATGAGGGGGCGTACGCCCGGTTTTCGTTTGATATTACCGATCTGCTCCAGCCGGGCGCGGGCAATGAAATTGTGCTGAAGGTTGAAGACAGCGACAGCTGCCTGCAGCCCCGGGGCAAACAGCGGTGGGCCGGCCGCAATCACGATGGCTTTTATGTACAGACCACGGGCATCTGGAAGGCCGTCTGGCTCGAACATGTCAGCGAAACCCGTCTGGATTCGGTAAAAATCACGCCGGACATCGACCGTCAAATGGTCCGGTTTGATTTCCGCCTGCATGGAGCAGAAACCAAACCAAATCTCAGGCTGGAGGCGGAAATTACATTTAAAGGCGAGCCGATTCGCAAGCTAGGCCTTTCAGTGGACCGGGCTTGGCTGACGGTGGAAACCAGCATGATGAACGGCATCAACGGGCCTTGGCTGCAGAACCTGTGGTCGCCGGGCAACCCGAATCTGTTCGACGTGGAGTTTGTGCTGTACGAGGGCGATCAGGAAGTCGACCGGGTAGGCTCTTATTTCGGCATGCGCAAAATTTCCATCAAAGACGGACAAGTTCTGTTGAACAACCTGCCTCTTTATCAAAGGCTGATTCTGGATCAGGGCTATTGGCCGGACAGCCATCTCACGCCTCCATCCGAAGAAGCGCTGGTCAAAGATATTGAAGCCATTGCGGAGATGGGCTACAACGGCCTGCGCAAGCATATGAAAATCGAAGACGCCCGCTTCCTGTACTGGTGCGATGTCAAAGGGCTGCTGGTCTGGTCGGAAATGGCGGCCGCATATGAGTTTAACGACGAAGCGGTGGAGCGTTTTTCGAGGGAATGGGTGGAGGTTGTGCAGCAGCAGTATAATCATCCCTGCATCATCACCTGGGTGCCCTTTAATGAATCGTGGGGCATTCAAAACATTCTCCATGACGTCCGCCAGCAGAAGTTTACGGAAGGCATTTATCATTTGACCAAATCCATCGACCCTTATCGTCCGGTGATTACGAATGACGGCTGGGAGCATACGGTCTCTGATATATTAACCCTGCACGATTATGTGGAGCGGGGCGAAGCTTTTTATGAAACCTACAAGGATAAGAGTTTGATTACCGGCGGCACCGGTACCTACAATGAATGGAAATTCCCGTTTGCAGAAGGATATGGCTATAAAGGCCAGCCGATTATCATCAGTGAATTTGGCGGCATTGCCTTCAAAAGCGAGCAGGGATGGGGGTACGGCAACCAGGTAGACAGCGAGGAGGCTTTCCTGGAGCGGTTCGCCAGTATTACCGGCGCGATTAAGTCGATTCCGTATATAGCCGGATACTGTTATACGCAGATTACGGACGTGCAGCACGAGGTGAACGGCCTGCTGACCGAAGACCGAAAGCCAAAGGTTCCCCTGGAGAAGGTTCGGGAGATTAATTTGGGTTAA